One segment of Capnocytophaga sp. oral taxon 878 DNA contains the following:
- a CDS encoding NAD-dependent deacylase, producing MKKKKIAVLTGAGISAESGVKTFRDANGLWEGHDVEQVATPYGFEKDPELVLNFYNKLRRQLKEVEPNPAHRLLAELEKDYEVVVITQNVDDLHERAGSHHIIHLHGELLKMRSVDDSYTLYDCKEDIKVGDMSPTGVQLRPHIVWFGEDVPMIGKAAEEVESADIVVIIGTSLQVYPAAGLMNCAKEGTPIYYVDPRPSIDSKNNITVIKDVASRGVAKAIELIKELK from the coding sequence ATGAAAAAGAAGAAAATAGCTGTACTAACGGGTGCCGGTATTAGTGCTGAAAGTGGGGTAAAAACCTTTCGAGATGCTAATGGATTATGGGAAGGGCATGATGTAGAACAAGTAGCAACCCCCTACGGATTTGAGAAAGACCCAGAGTTAGTATTGAATTTCTATAACAAACTTCGGAGACAGCTTAAAGAAGTAGAACCTAACCCTGCACACCGCTTATTGGCAGAATTGGAAAAAGATTATGAAGTAGTAGTAATCACCCAAAATGTAGATGACCTGCATGAGCGTGCCGGTAGCCATCATATTATTCACCTACACGGTGAACTACTAAAAATGCGCAGTGTAGATGACTCTTATACATTGTATGACTGCAAGGAAGATATTAAAGTAGGCGATATGAGCCCTACTGGAGTACAACTGCGCCCTCACATAGTATGGTTTGGCGAAGATGTACCAATGATAGGTAAGGCTGCTGAGGAGGTAGAAAGTGCTGATATAGTAGTGATAATAGGCACTTCACTACAAGTATACCCTGCTGCTGGACTAATGAACTGTGCTAAGGAGGGAACTCCCATATATTATGTAGATCCACGCCCTAGCATTGATAGTAAAAATAATATTACTGTAATAAAAGATGTTGCCTCGAGAGGGGTAGCGAAAGCTATTGAACTAATAAAAGAACTA
- a CDS encoding DUF1444 family protein — translation MTNLINEQEFTDIYIEVLKEEFPTIKIQSSAPLEVSSFIPDNEKEIKHFLDNCYNEYLTHPNELNEILTRYIQPLYAMYKHEEKPIIEQIFPMIKDKEYIRQVEKVMPNGGKLQMKYVPYNSELFVFYGIDRGSSIQSLQDDDFEALDITDEELHEIALDNLANTLEVQAQQDEHLIFLVADDNYEASLILLTDIWTKENFPVEGEIVIGIPARNVLAVCGSEDTEGMAELQNIIDEVYKSSNHIISDKMFVFRNGKFEVL, via the coding sequence ATGACAAATCTGATTAACGAACAAGAATTTACCGATATATACATTGAGGTACTTAAAGAAGAGTTTCCTACTATTAAAATACAGTCATCGGCACCTTTAGAGGTTAGTAGCTTTATTCCTGATAATGAGAAGGAAATAAAGCATTTTTTGGACAATTGCTATAATGAGTATCTTACACACCCTAATGAGCTAAACGAAATTTTAACACGTTATATTCAGCCTCTATACGCAATGTACAAACATGAGGAGAAGCCTATTATAGAGCAGATTTTTCCGATGATTAAAGACAAGGAGTACATTAGGCAAGTAGAAAAGGTTATGCCCAATGGAGGCAAGCTACAAATGAAATATGTGCCTTATAATAGTGAGCTTTTTGTATTTTATGGTATTGACAGAGGTAGCAGTATACAATCACTGCAAGATGATGATTTTGAGGCACTAGATATTACCGATGAGGAACTACACGAAATAGCGCTAGACAACCTTGCTAACACCCTTGAAGTGCAAGCACAACAGGATGAACACCTTATTTTTTTGGTGGCTGATGATAACTATGAAGCAAGCTTGATTCTGCTTACTGATATCTGGACAAAAGAGAATTTTCCTGTGGAAGGAGAGATTGTAATAGGTATACCAGCGCGTAATGTATTGGCAGTATGTGGTAGCGAAGACACTGAAGGGATGGCAGAGTTACAAAATATTATTGATGAGGTGTACAAAAGTAGTAATCACATTATAAGCGATAAGATGTTCGTGTTTAGAAACGGAAAATTTGAGGTGTTATGA
- a CDS encoding HU family DNA-binding protein, with translation MNKTDLIDAIAAELSISKVEAKKAVEVFFSTIEKGLKEGKKVSIVGFGSWSVAEKEARDARNPRTGAVIKVPAKKAVKFKAGAELAEAVNK, from the coding sequence ATGAACAAAACAGATTTAATTGATGCAATCGCTGCTGAGCTTTCAATATCAAAAGTAGAAGCTAAAAAAGCAGTAGAAGTATTCTTTTCTACCATTGAAAAGGGTTTAAAAGAAGGCAAAAAAGTATCTATCGTAGGCTTTGGCTCATGGTCAGTAGCTGAGAAAGAAGCAAGAGATGCGAGAAACCCTCGTACTGGTGCAGTGATTAAAGTACCTGCTAAGAAAGCTGTAAAATTCAAAGCAGGAGCTGAATTGGCTGAAGCAGTGAACAAGTAA
- the nusB gene encoding transcription antitermination factor NusB — protein sequence MLTRRHIRAKVLQSIYAMQQSQSQDLDKELKFVQQNANEMYNLYLLQLALLTELQKHATEQHQVAQNKYLATPTEKKQHQPIVNNQLLTAITQNQLLQNNINENHINLFDIHYEYVRNLYKEIIESPYYNDYIQQPTDFNADKKFILTIFEEIIAPNEELYDFIEDHNLTWLSDYPIVNTFLVRQFQNLRPTPPEKYFIPALYKDEEEKLFLTDLLKKTVLNDAKLNEIIADKLTNWDNERVAVLDKILLKMAVAELLYFPSIPVKVTINEYLELAKEYSTAKSTQFINGILNVVHQELTEKNLIKKIGRGLL from the coding sequence ATGCTTACACGTCGCCATATCAGGGCTAAAGTATTGCAATCCATCTATGCAATGCAACAAAGCCAAAGTCAAGATTTAGACAAAGAACTGAAATTCGTTCAGCAAAACGCTAACGAAATGTACAACCTATACCTCCTACAACTCGCTCTTCTTACCGAGTTGCAAAAACACGCTACCGAGCAGCACCAAGTAGCTCAAAATAAATACTTAGCTACCCCTACCGAGAAAAAACAACACCAACCTATAGTGAATAACCAGCTGCTAACAGCTATAACCCAAAACCAGCTTCTGCAAAATAACATCAATGAAAATCATATCAACCTTTTTGATATTCATTATGAATATGTAAGAAACCTATATAAAGAAATTATAGAAAGCCCTTACTATAATGACTATATACAGCAACCTACTGACTTTAATGCCGACAAAAAATTCATACTCACTATTTTTGAAGAAATTATAGCTCCTAATGAAGAGTTGTATGATTTTATAGAAGATCATAACCTTACTTGGCTATCCGATTACCCCATTGTAAATACTTTCCTAGTACGCCAGTTCCAAAACCTTCGTCCTACCCCTCCTGAAAAGTACTTTATTCCCGCTCTTTATAAAGATGAAGAAGAAAAACTTTTTCTTACCGACCTGCTTAAGAAAACCGTGCTTAATGACGCTAAACTTAATGAGATTATAGCCGATAAACTTACCAACTGGGATAATGAACGCGTAGCAGTATTAGATAAAATACTACTTAAAATGGCAGTTGCCGAGCTACTATACTTTCCTAGCATACCAGTTAAAGTAACTATTAATGAATATTTAGAGCTTGCCAAAGAGTACTCTACCGCTAAAAGTACCCAGTTTATTAATGGCATACTAAATGTAGTACACCAAGAGCTAACAGAGAAGAACCTTATCAAAAAAATAGGACGCGGACTCCTATAA
- the yajC gene encoding preprotein translocase subunit YajC, producing the protein MNALNQLAPFILMFVVLYFLMIRPQMRRQKQERNFIQEMKIGDKVITKGGMHGRIVELTEESCVIETLAGKIKFERSAISMELSAKLKK; encoded by the coding sequence ATGAATGCACTGAACCAATTAGCACCCTTTATCCTTATGTTTGTGGTGCTATATTTCCTAATGATTCGCCCTCAAATGAGACGACAAAAGCAAGAACGCAACTTCATTCAAGAAATGAAAATAGGCGATAAAGTAATTACCAAAGGCGGTATGCACGGACGCATCGTTGAGCTTACTGAAGAAAGCTGTGTAATTGAAACGCTTGCAGGTAAAATCAAGTTTGAGCGCTCGGCAATCTCAATGGAATTATCGGCTAAATTAAAGAAATAA
- a CDS encoding ABC-F family ATP-binding cassette domain-containing protein gives MNLLSVENIAKAFGERVILQNISFGINKDQKIAFIAKNGTGKTTLLNIIAGKDQPDSGQVVFRKGIHIGFLSQNPQFNEELTVEETIFATDNPILCLIQEYEHALQHPENETAYQKAFEQMERHNAWDFETQYKQILFRLKLDNLQLKVKSLSGGQKKRLALANVLISKPDLLILDEPTNHLDLEMIEWLEQYFAKENLTLFIVTHDRYFLERVCNEILELDNGELFSYKGNYSYFLEKKELRLAQEQASVEKAKNLYVKELDWMRRQPKARTTKSKSRIDDFYKIKEEAHKRRKEHTVQLEINMERLGSKTVEFHNVSKSFSELCVLDKFNYNFLRGERVGIIGKNGTGKSTFLNLLTGTLQPDSGKIVVGDTIKFGYYTQNGIEVQQGQKVIEVIQKYGDYIPLLKGRTLSAGQLLERFLFDRKKQYDYVEKLSGGELKRLYLCTVLIQNPNFLILDEPTNDLDIVTLNVLEEFLLDYPGCLVVVSHDRYFMDKIVDHLFVFNGNGEVDDFPGNYTDYRVYEESTPPPDDTPKKEATKNTWRKDGMKGLNFNEQKEYNRLEKEIAQLEEKKATIEAAFAQGTLNNDEIQTQSVALQETLAAIEEKTERWFELTEKMEN, from the coding sequence ATGAATTTACTATCTGTCGAAAATATAGCCAAAGCCTTTGGCGAACGTGTCATACTACAAAACATCTCTTTCGGAATCAATAAAGACCAAAAAATAGCCTTTATTGCTAAAAACGGAACAGGAAAAACCACCCTACTGAACATTATTGCCGGAAAAGACCAACCCGATAGTGGCCAAGTGGTCTTCCGAAAAGGCATTCATATAGGTTTTCTATCTCAAAACCCTCAGTTTAATGAAGAACTAACGGTAGAAGAGACTATCTTCGCTACCGATAACCCCATTCTATGCCTCATTCAAGAGTATGAACACGCCTTGCAACACCCCGAAAACGAAACCGCCTACCAAAAGGCTTTCGAACAGATGGAACGCCATAACGCTTGGGACTTCGAAACCCAATACAAGCAAATACTCTTCCGCCTTAAGTTAGACAACCTACAACTAAAAGTAAAAAGCCTATCAGGCGGACAAAAAAAACGACTCGCATTAGCCAACGTACTCATCAGCAAACCCGACCTCCTCATATTAGACGAGCCTACCAACCACCTCGATTTAGAGATGATTGAATGGCTCGAACAGTATTTTGCCAAAGAAAACCTCACTCTCTTTATCGTCACTCACGACCGCTATTTCCTTGAGCGCGTATGCAATGAAATATTAGAGCTGGATAATGGCGAACTCTTCAGTTACAAAGGCAATTACTCCTACTTTTTAGAGAAGAAAGAACTGCGCTTAGCCCAAGAACAAGCCTCTGTCGAGAAAGCCAAAAACCTATATGTAAAAGAGCTCGACTGGATGCGCCGCCAGCCTAAGGCTCGCACTACCAAATCAAAATCTCGCATCGACGATTTTTATAAAATAAAAGAAGAAGCCCACAAACGCCGCAAAGAGCACACCGTACAGCTCGAAATCAATATGGAACGCTTAGGCAGCAAAACAGTCGAGTTCCACAACGTAAGCAAAAGCTTTTCCGAGCTATGTGTGCTTGATAAGTTCAACTATAACTTCCTCCGAGGCGAACGCGTAGGTATTATAGGTAAGAATGGCACAGGCAAATCCACCTTCCTAAACCTCCTTACCGGCACCTTGCAGCCCGATAGCGGCAAGATAGTAGTAGGCGATACCATCAAATTTGGCTACTATACCCAGAACGGTATCGAGGTACAACAAGGGCAAAAAGTAATTGAAGTCATTCAAAAATACGGCGATTATATCCCTTTACTAAAAGGACGCACCCTCTCTGCCGGTCAGCTATTGGAGCGTTTTCTTTTTGATCGCAAAAAGCAATATGATTATGTCGAGAAGCTTAGTGGAGGCGAACTAAAACGCCTCTACCTATGCACCGTACTCATACAAAACCCCAACTTCCTAATATTGGACGAACCTACTAACGACCTCGACATCGTTACCCTCAATGTATTGGAAGAGTTCCTGTTAGATTATCCCGGTTGCTTAGTGGTAGTCTCACACGACCGCTATTTTATGGATAAAATAGTCGATCATCTTTTTGTATTCAACGGCAATGGTGAGGTAGACGATTTCCCTGGTAACTATACCGATTACCGCGTGTATGAAGAAAGCACCCCTCCCCCCGATGATACCCCCAAAAAAGAAGCTACTAAAAACACTTGGCGCAAAGATGGGATGAAGGGCTTAAACTTTAATGAACAGAAAGAGTATAACCGCTTAGAAAAAGAAATAGCCCAGTTAGAAGAGAAAAAAGCAACTATTGAAGCCGCCTTTGCCCAAGGAACACTTAATAATGATGAGATTCAAACACAGTCAGTCGCCTTACAAGAAACACTTGCAGCTATAGAAGAAAAAACCGAACGCTGGTTTGAACTCACCGAAAAAATGGAAAATTAA
- the uvrA gene encoding excinuclease ABC subunit UvrA, with protein sequence MKKKTSDINDSLSVQGARVHNLKNIDLTIPREKLVVFTGLSGSGKSSLAFDTIYAEGQRRYIETFSAYARQFLGGLERPDVDKIDGLSPVIAIEQKTTSKSPRSTVGTITEIYDFLRLLFARASDAFSYMTGEKMVSYTDNQIQELITKEYNGKRINILAPVVQSRKGHYRELFEQIAKQGFVKVRTDGDIRDIEKGMKLDRYKNHDIEIVIDRMLMDDTEDAQKRLQETIKIAMNYGNDVLMVLEHEGKKVQYFSRHLMCPTSGISYPMPEPNTFSFNSPKGMCPHCNGLGEVQEINVGKMIPDDSVSIKNGGILPVGKQENTWIFKQLDMIVQKFGYKLSDPISKLPKEALDIILYGGKEKYTVKSEVLGISRDFEIDFEGIVNFISSQHENAETTALKRWAEEYMDTVPCEHCQGTRLRKEALYFKVNDKNIAELSALDITELLAWFKELPKHLSSKQYKIAEEIIKEITSRLQFLIDVGLTYLSLNRSSKSLSGGEAQRIRLATQIGSQLTGVLYILDEPSIGLHQRDNKRLISSLKALRDIGNSVIVVEHDEEMIQEADYVVDIGPKAGVNGGNIIFEGTPQQLLKAPTLTADYMSRRKQITIPTQRRKGNGKEIILKGCTGNNLKNVSVKFPLGMMIGVTGVSGSGKSTLINETLYPILNAHFFNGVKKPMPYKSIEGLEHIDKVIDIDQSPIGRTPRSNPATYTGVFNEIRALFNQTPEAQIRGYKPGRFSFNVKGGRCETCEGSGMKVIEMNFLPDVYVPCETCKGKRFNRETLEVRYKGKSIADVLDMTISEAVQFFEPIPKIYRKLKTIEEVGLGYITLGQQSTTLSGGEAQRVKLATELSKIDTGNTFYILDEPTTGLHFEDVKVLLDVLDRLVDKGNTVLVIEHNIDVIRKVDYIIDIGYDGGKGGGEVVAFGTPEEVAKNKKSFTAEYLK encoded by the coding sequence ATGAAAAAGAAAACTTCAGATATAAATGATAGTCTTAGCGTGCAAGGGGCACGTGTGCATAATCTTAAAAATATTGATCTTACGATTCCGCGGGAGAAACTTGTAGTATTTACAGGTCTTTCGGGGAGTGGGAAATCATCATTAGCTTTTGATACTATTTACGCTGAGGGGCAGCGCCGCTATATAGAGACCTTTTCGGCTTATGCTCGTCAGTTTTTGGGGGGCTTGGAGCGTCCTGATGTGGATAAGATAGATGGGCTGTCGCCAGTGATTGCCATAGAGCAAAAAACGACTTCCAAATCGCCTCGATCAACGGTGGGTACTATTACGGAGATTTATGACTTTTTGCGCTTGCTTTTTGCTCGAGCCTCGGATGCTTTTAGTTATATGACGGGCGAGAAGATGGTGAGCTATACTGATAATCAAATTCAGGAGCTTATTACCAAAGAATACAATGGCAAGCGGATTAATATTTTAGCCCCAGTGGTGCAATCACGCAAGGGGCATTATCGTGAGCTTTTTGAACAGATAGCCAAACAAGGCTTTGTGAAGGTGCGTACCGATGGGGATATACGTGATATTGAGAAAGGTATGAAGCTTGACCGTTACAAGAATCACGATATTGAGATTGTAATAGACCGCATGCTAATGGATGATACCGAGGATGCACAAAAACGCCTTCAAGAAACGATAAAGATTGCGATGAACTACGGCAATGATGTGCTGATGGTATTGGAACACGAAGGGAAGAAGGTGCAGTATTTTAGCAGGCACCTTATGTGTCCTACTTCGGGTATATCGTATCCTATGCCAGAGCCTAATACCTTTTCATTCAATTCGCCCAAAGGGATGTGCCCGCATTGTAATGGGCTGGGAGAAGTACAGGAGATTAATGTAGGGAAAATGATTCCAGATGATTCAGTCTCTATTAAGAATGGAGGTATTCTGCCAGTAGGGAAGCAAGAGAATACGTGGATATTCAAACAGCTGGATATGATTGTACAGAAGTTTGGTTACAAGCTCTCGGACCCTATAAGCAAACTACCTAAAGAAGCTTTGGATATTATTTTATACGGAGGGAAAGAGAAGTACACTGTAAAATCGGAAGTGTTGGGCATCAGTCGTGATTTTGAAATAGACTTTGAAGGTATAGTCAATTTTATTAGTAGCCAGCATGAGAATGCCGAAACAACTGCTTTAAAGCGCTGGGCTGAAGAGTATATGGATACCGTGCCTTGTGAGCATTGCCAAGGGACGCGTTTAAGAAAGGAAGCCCTTTATTTCAAAGTAAATGATAAGAATATAGCAGAGCTATCAGCCCTTGATATTACAGAATTATTGGCGTGGTTTAAGGAGCTTCCTAAGCACTTAAGCAGCAAGCAATACAAGATAGCAGAGGAGATTATAAAAGAGATTACCAGTAGGCTACAGTTTCTGATAGATGTAGGGCTTACTTACCTATCACTTAATAGAAGCTCTAAATCACTTTCGGGAGGAGAAGCGCAACGCATACGCTTGGCTACCCAGATAGGTTCGCAACTTACGGGAGTGCTTTATATTTTGGATGAGCCTAGTATAGGACTACATCAGCGGGATAACAAGCGGCTTATCAGCTCACTGAAAGCCTTGCGTGATATAGGGAACTCGGTAATAGTAGTGGAACACGATGAGGAGATGATTCAGGAAGCTGACTATGTGGTAGATATAGGGCCTAAAGCAGGAGTGAATGGAGGTAATATTATTTTTGAAGGAACCCCCCAGCAGCTTTTAAAAGCTCCTACACTTACTGCAGATTATATGAGTAGGCGCAAACAAATAACGATACCTACCCAAAGGCGCAAAGGCAATGGTAAAGAGATAATACTGAAAGGCTGTACAGGAAATAACTTGAAGAATGTGAGTGTGAAATTCCCCTTAGGAATGATGATAGGCGTAACAGGGGTATCGGGTAGTGGTAAATCGACCCTTATTAATGAAACACTATACCCTATACTTAATGCACACTTTTTTAACGGAGTGAAGAAGCCAATGCCTTATAAGAGCATTGAAGGATTGGAACATATTGATAAAGTAATAGATATAGACCAATCGCCTATAGGACGTACGCCACGTTCAAACCCTGCTACTTATACGGGAGTGTTTAATGAAATACGAGCTCTTTTTAACCAAACACCCGAGGCACAGATACGCGGGTATAAGCCAGGTAGGTTTAGTTTTAATGTGAAAGGCGGGCGTTGTGAAACTTGTGAAGGCTCGGGTATGAAGGTGATAGAGATGAACTTTTTGCCTGATGTGTATGTGCCTTGTGAAACTTGTAAAGGAAAGCGTTTTAATAGAGAAACCTTGGAAGTGCGTTACAAAGGCAAATCAATAGCCGATGTGCTAGATATGACTATTAGTGAGGCAGTACAATTCTTTGAACCTATTCCTAAAATATACCGAAAACTCAAAACTATTGAAGAGGTTGGTTTGGGATATATTACCTTGGGGCAGCAATCAACCACCCTATCGGGAGGAGAAGCCCAACGAGTAAAGCTGGCAACAGAACTCTCCAAGATTGATACAGGTAATACTTTTTATATATTGGATGAGCCTACTACAGGGTTACATTTTGAAGATGTAAAAGTACTATTGGATGTGCTTGACCGCTTGGTTGATAAAGGGAATACTGTACTGGTGATTGAACATAATATAGATGTAATACGCAAAGTGGATTACATCATAGATATAGGATATGATGGCGGTAAAGGTGGAGGAGAGGTAGTAGCTTTTGGTACCCCTGAAGAAGTAGCAAAAAACAAAAAAAGCTTTACAGCAGAATACTTAAAATAG
- a CDS encoding DUF6707 family protein: MDEKVENLLEGVLRGCPQKIFVKKVKQIKKNYSFTKHDTVSAISQLCGLLYIVDRYDLALEVAKLINHIPFKGSWHIWNSVSGVLEIEHLIHTERGEEEEAAKSLHLFKSAHLGDDYAEQPQITIKPILRRLNGDLLCFNEIQEKQNENDLKGEITWRFSHFRELNFMRTMGGSVLYPVTTLEKMIADEKEFIAKHIDKALF, encoded by the coding sequence ATGGATGAGAAAGTAGAAAACTTATTGGAAGGTGTACTACGAGGATGCCCACAGAAAATCTTTGTGAAAAAGGTAAAACAGATAAAGAAGAATTACAGTTTTACCAAGCATGATACAGTATCGGCTATTAGTCAGTTATGTGGATTACTGTATATAGTAGATAGATATGATTTGGCTTTGGAAGTAGCAAAACTTATCAATCATATTCCTTTTAAAGGGAGTTGGCATATTTGGAATAGTGTATCGGGAGTATTGGAAATAGAACATCTTATTCATACAGAAAGAGGAGAAGAAGAAGAGGCTGCCAAATCCTTACATCTATTTAAATCAGCTCATTTAGGAGATGACTATGCTGAACAGCCACAAATAACTATAAAACCTATTCTTAGAAGGCTTAATGGAGACTTGCTTTGCTTTAACGAAATACAAGAAAAACAAAATGAGAATGACCTTAAAGGAGAGATTACTTGGCGGTTTAGTCATTTTAGAGAACTTAACTTTATGCGTACTATGGGAGGCTCGGTTCTTTACCCTGTAACTACCTTAGAAAAAATGATAGCTGATGAGAAGGAGTTTATAGCTAAGCATATTGATAAAGCTTTATTTTAG
- a CDS encoding SWIM zinc finger domain-containing protein — protein sequence MIEVTQQKIEELAPNAEAAKKGRELVKKNKFSNLKINSEKNLIWGECAGSGKNPYYCSADYIDPNNPVFRCNCPSRQFPCKHSVGLLYCFEANAGQFTEGEVPEDILSKRDKIEKKQEKKAQEKESIKEKAEKPKKVNKAAFTKKVDAQLTGIETAQKLLRDIVNTGLSSVDAKMRATLKTQVKDLGNYYIGGIQTAFNNLLLSIEEVEEEEYTAVVDNLNYLSALLKKSSEYLKARKEDPEGTPELSSAIEEQIGYVWKLVELMQYGQYEENASLVQLSFNSYDNEARKEYVDEGVWLNLKTGKIYKTLNYRPYKAAKYIKEDNSVFSVLQLKDLYIYPGDTNPRIRWEADGASECPLSQADLATVKGFASGQFAETIKAVKNTIKNPLMDKHPVVLLALHKAYRVGEDLVVEDANGFAITLRDIKEGAVSPTGNLKSFLPANADGLSLVVMMHNDVASGLLSAQPLSLITKEKVIRLLY from the coding sequence ATGATAGAAGTAACGCAACAGAAGATTGAAGAGCTTGCCCCCAATGCTGAGGCGGCTAAAAAAGGACGTGAGTTGGTGAAGAAAAACAAATTCAGCAACTTAAAAATCAACTCAGAAAAGAACCTTATATGGGGTGAATGCGCAGGGAGTGGGAAGAATCCTTACTACTGCTCTGCCGATTATATAGACCCTAATAACCCTGTATTCCGCTGTAACTGCCCGAGTAGACAGTTTCCGTGTAAACACTCTGTGGGTTTGCTTTACTGTTTTGAAGCGAATGCTGGTCAGTTTACCGAAGGAGAAGTACCTGAGGACATTCTCTCTAAGCGTGACAAGATAGAGAAGAAACAAGAGAAGAAAGCTCAAGAAAAGGAATCTATCAAGGAGAAAGCCGAGAAACCTAAGAAGGTAAATAAGGCTGCTTTCACTAAGAAGGTTGATGCTCAGCTCACTGGTATCGAAACTGCCCAAAAGTTGTTGCGTGATATAGTGAATACGGGGCTTTCTTCAGTGGATGCTAAAATGCGTGCAACCCTCAAGACACAGGTAAAAGACTTAGGAAACTACTACATAGGCGGTATTCAAACGGCTTTTAATAACTTGCTTTTATCGATTGAAGAAGTAGAGGAAGAGGAATATACTGCGGTGGTAGACAACTTAAACTATCTTTCAGCTTTGCTTAAGAAGTCATCTGAGTATCTAAAAGCACGCAAAGAAGACCCAGAAGGGACTCCTGAACTGTCTTCAGCAATTGAAGAGCAAATAGGCTATGTGTGGAAACTTGTTGAGTTGATGCAATATGGGCAATATGAAGAAAATGCTTCTTTGGTGCAATTGTCATTCAACAGTTATGACAATGAGGCACGCAAAGAGTATGTAGATGAGGGCGTATGGCTGAACCTCAAGACGGGTAAAATCTATAAAACGCTCAACTACCGCCCTTATAAAGCCGCGAAGTATATCAAGGAAGATAATAGTGTGTTCAGCGTGTTACAACTAAAAGACCTTTACATCTATCCTGGGGATACCAATCCGCGTATTCGTTGGGAGGCTGATGGAGCTTCAGAGTGTCCGCTATCACAAGCTGACCTTGCAACAGTGAAAGGTTTTGCTTCGGGGCAATTTGCCGAGACGATAAAGGCTGTAAAGAACACTATTAAGAATCCACTAATGGATAAACACCCTGTAGTGCTTTTGGCGTTGCATAAGGCTTATAGAGTAGGGGAGGACTTGGTAGTAGAAGATGCCAATGGTTTTGCTATCACCCTAAGAGATATTAAGGAAGGCGCTGTATCACCAACAGGCAATCTGAAGTCGTTTTTGCCAGCAAATGCCGATGGACTCTCACTTGTAGTAATGATGCACAACGATGTAGCTAGCGGATTGCTATCAGCGCAACCACTTTCACTCATCACTAAAGAGAAAGTAATTAGACTACTATACTAA